A single region of the Phaenicophaeus curvirostris isolate KB17595 chromosome 4, BPBGC_Pcur_1.0, whole genome shotgun sequence genome encodes:
- the JADE1 gene encoding protein Jade-1 isoform X3: MAAAGCLLFSVEIMKRRRLPSSSEDSDDNGSLSTWSQHSRSRHRRTSCSRHEDRKPSEVFRTDLITAMKLHDSFQLNPDEYYVLADPWRQEWEKGVQVPVSPGTIPEPVARIVSETKAITFTRPRKYIVSSGSEPPELGYVDIRTLADSVCRYDLNDVDVAWLQLANEEFKEMGMPELDEYTMERVMEEFEQRCYDNMNHAIETEEGLGIEYDEDVVCDVCQSPDGEDGNEMVFCDKCNICVHQACYGILKVPEGSWLCRTCALGVQPKCLLCPKKGGAMKPTRSGTKWVHVSCALWIPEVSIGSPEKMEPITKVSHIPSSRWALVCSLCNEKVGASIQCSVKNCRTAFHVTCAFDRGLEMKTILAENDEVKFKSYCPKHSSTKKEDDETFGESPGQENGNGIQDSSLPAHIDPFHSMDQNQEEAHRVSLRKQKLQQLEDEFYTFVESLEVAKVLRLPEEPVEFLYQYWKLKRKANFNKPLITPKKDEEDNLAKREQDVLFRRLQLFTHLRQDLERVRNLTYMVTRREKIKRSVCRVQEQIFNVYAKQLEQERVSGVPSSFSTMENTVLFNSPSLGPNAPKIEDLKWHSAFFRKQMGTSLTRALKKPHKRDRVRTTPGSDNKPLLRQPGQRDGSAAPGGFLHFDKNFAEPRIVSAQQKNGVVLPEHRKRRDNRPQCEAIKAELKDKTSKHNHKPLRPTELSQRQSENKRAVNHSGGRSAPGTRRDIVPKCNGGLVKVNSNQTVVKVPTTPTSPVKNWGGFRIPKKGERQQQGESPEETCRQNSSFPYLGMGRVSPKDRAKSKLKPDSENDGYVPDAEMSDSETEVADNKCRQQRHSPNSGISRRTDIIRRSILAS, from the exons ATGGCAGCGGCAG GCTGCCTGCTGTTTTCCGTGGAGATCATGAAACGACGTCGGCTTCCTAGCAGCAGTGAGGATTCTGACGACAATGGCA GTCTGTCCACCTGGTCCCAGCATTCCAGATCTCGACATCGGAGAACTTCGTGTTCCAGACATGAAGATCGAAAGCCTTCTGAG GTGTTCAGAACGGACCTGATCACTGCCATGAAGTTACATGACTCCTTCCAGCTGAACCCTGATGAATACTATGTGCTGGCAGACCCCTGGAGGCAGGAGTGGGAAAAGGGAGTTCAGGTGCCAGTTAGCCCAGGGACCATCCCAGAACCAGTAGCCAG GATTGTCTCTGAGACGAAAGCCATCACGTTTACACGTCCCAGGAAGTACATTGTTTCATCAGGTTCGGAGCCTCCAGAGCTGGGCTACGTTGACATTCGAACCTTAGCAGACAGTGTCTGTCGTTACGATCTCAATGACGTGGACGTAGCGTGGTTGCAACTTGCCAATGAAGAATTCAAAGAAATGG GGATGCCTGAGCTGGATGAGTACACGATGGAAAGGGTCATGGAGGAGTTTGAACAACGATGCTATGATAACATGAATCACGCCATCGAGAcggaagaaggacttgggattGAGTACGATGAAGATgttgtctgtgacgtctgtcaGTCTCCAGATGGAGAAGATGGCAACGAAATGGTGTTCTGTGACAAATGCAACATTTGCGTGCACCAG GCATGTTACGGGATCCTGAAGGTGCCGGAGGGCAGCTGGCTGTGCCGGACCTGTGCGCTCGGCGTTCAGCCCAAGTGTTTGCTGTGTCCCAAGAAGGGTGGTGCCATGAAGCCGACCCGGAGTGGGACCAAGTGGGTCCACGTTAGCTGTGCCCTGTGGATTCCCGAG GTGAGCATTGGAAGCCCAGAAAAGATGGAGCCCATTACGAAGGTTTCCCACATTCCCAGCAGTAGATGGGCACTGGTGTGCAGCCTTTGCAATGAGAAAGTCGGAGCGTCTATCCAG TGCTCGGTGAAGAACTGCAGGACGGCCTTTCACGTCACCTGTGCGTTTGACCGTGGCTTGGAGATGAAGACCATCCTGGCGGAGAACGATGAGGTGAAGTTTAAGTCGTACTGTCCCAAGCACAGCTCCACCAAGAAGGAGGATGATGAGACTTTTGGTGAAAGCCCAGGCCAGGAGAATGGGAATGGGATTCAGGACAGCTCTCTTCCTGCCCACATCGACCCTTTCCACAGCATGGATCAAAACCAGGAGGAGGCCCACAGGGTCAGCCTGCGCAAGCAAAAgctccagcagctggaggaCGAGTTCTATACATTTGTTGAGTCTTTGGAAGTTGCAAAAGTGTTGCGGCTGCCTGAGGAGCCGGTGGAATTTCTTTAccagtactggaagctgaaGAGAAAAGCCAACTTTAATAAGCCTTTGATTACCCCAAAGAAGGACGAAGAGGACAATCTGGCCAAACGGGAGCAGGATGTTCTGTTCAGAAGATTGCAGCTCTTCACACACCTCCGGCAGGACCTCGAGCGG GTGCGTAATCTCACTTACATGGTGACCCGAAGGGAAAAAATCAAGAGGTCTGTCTGCAGAGTTCAAGAACAGATCTTTAATGTCTACGCAAAGCAGCTGGAGCAAGAAAGAGTTTCAG GTGTGCCTTCCTCATTCTCCACAATGGAAAACACGGTGTTGTTCAACAGTCCCTCTTTGGGCCCCAACGCCCCCAAGATAGAAGATTTGAAGTGGCATTCTGCATTCTTCAGGAAACAGATGGGCACGTCTCTAACCCGCGCTTTGAAAAAGCCACACAAGAGAGACAGAGTGAGAACCACCCCTGGGAGTGACAACAAACCTTTGCTGAGGCAGCCGGGGCAGAGGGACGGCAGCGCGGCTCCCGGGGGCTTTTTACATTTTGACAAGAACTTCGCAGAACCGCGGATTGTATCGGCACAGCAGAAGAACGGCGTCGTTCTAccagagcacagaaaaagaagagacaatCGTCCACAGTGCGAGGCGATCAAGGCAGAACTAAAGGACAAGACTTCTAAACACAACCACAAGCCGCTGAGACCCACGGAACTCTCTCAGAGGCAATCGGAAAATAAAAGGGCTGTCAACCACTCCGGGGGTAGGTCAGCGCCTGGCACGCGGAGGGATATAGTGCCTAAATGCAACGGGGGGCTCGTCAAAGTAAACTCTAATCAGACAGTAGTTAAAGTGCCTACAACGCCCACGAGCCCGGTGAAAAACTGGGGTGGATTCCGAATTccaaagaagggggagaggcAACAGCAGGGCGAGAGCCCGGAGGAGACCTGCCGCCAGAACTCCAGCTTCCCCTACCTGGGCATGGGCAGAGTTTCACCCAAGGACAGGGCAAAAAGCAAGCTCAAGCCTGACAGCGAGAACGATGGGTACGTCCCCGATGCCGAAATGAGCGACTCGGAGACTGAAGTGGCTGACAACAAGTGCAGGCAGCAGAGGCACAGTCCCAACAGCGGCATCAGCAGAAGGACAGACATTATTAGGAGAAGCATCCTGGCATCCTGA
- the JADE1 gene encoding protein Jade-1 isoform X2, with protein sequence MRRRAAGAGGARPRRPPPAGCLLFSVEIMKRRRLPSSSEDSDDNGSLSTWSQHSRSRHRRTSCSRHEDRKPSEVFRTDLITAMKLHDSFQLNPDEYYVLADPWRQEWEKGVQVPVSPGTIPEPVARIVSETKAITFTRPRKYIVSSGSEPPELGYVDIRTLADSVCRYDLNDVDVAWLQLANEEFKEMGMPELDEYTMERVMEEFEQRCYDNMNHAIETEEGLGIEYDEDVVCDVCQSPDGEDGNEMVFCDKCNICVHQACYGILKVPEGSWLCRTCALGVQPKCLLCPKKGGAMKPTRSGTKWVHVSCALWIPEVSIGSPEKMEPITKVSHIPSSRWALVCSLCNEKVGASIQCSVKNCRTAFHVTCAFDRGLEMKTILAENDEVKFKSYCPKHSSTKKEDDETFGESPGQENGNGIQDSSLPAHIDPFHSMDQNQEEAHRVSLRKQKLQQLEDEFYTFVESLEVAKVLRLPEEPVEFLYQYWKLKRKANFNKPLITPKKDEEDNLAKREQDVLFRRLQLFTHLRQDLERVRNLTYMVTRREKIKRSVCRVQEQIFNVYAKQLEQERVSGVPSSFSTMENTVLFNSPSLGPNAPKIEDLKWHSAFFRKQMGTSLTRALKKPHKRDRVRTTPGSDNKPLLRQPGQRDGSAAPGGFLHFDKNFAEPRIVSAQQKNGVVLPEHRKRRDNRPQCEAIKAELKDKTSKHNHKPLRPTELSQRQSENKRAVNHSGGRSAPGTRRDIVPKCNGGLVKVNSNQTVVKVPTTPTSPVKNWGGFRIPKKGERQQQGESPEETCRQNSSFPYLGMGRVSPKDRAKSKLKPDSENDGYVPDAEMSDSETEVADNKCRQQRHSPNSGISRRTDIIRRSILAS encoded by the exons ATGCGGCGCCGAGCGGCGGGTGCAGGGGGAGCCcggccgcgccgcccgccgcccgcag GCTGCCTGCTGTTTTCCGTGGAGATCATGAAACGACGTCGGCTTCCTAGCAGCAGTGAGGATTCTGACGACAATGGCA GTCTGTCCACCTGGTCCCAGCATTCCAGATCTCGACATCGGAGAACTTCGTGTTCCAGACATGAAGATCGAAAGCCTTCTGAG GTGTTCAGAACGGACCTGATCACTGCCATGAAGTTACATGACTCCTTCCAGCTGAACCCTGATGAATACTATGTGCTGGCAGACCCCTGGAGGCAGGAGTGGGAAAAGGGAGTTCAGGTGCCAGTTAGCCCAGGGACCATCCCAGAACCAGTAGCCAG GATTGTCTCTGAGACGAAAGCCATCACGTTTACACGTCCCAGGAAGTACATTGTTTCATCAGGTTCGGAGCCTCCAGAGCTGGGCTACGTTGACATTCGAACCTTAGCAGACAGTGTCTGTCGTTACGATCTCAATGACGTGGACGTAGCGTGGTTGCAACTTGCCAATGAAGAATTCAAAGAAATGG GGATGCCTGAGCTGGATGAGTACACGATGGAAAGGGTCATGGAGGAGTTTGAACAACGATGCTATGATAACATGAATCACGCCATCGAGAcggaagaaggacttgggattGAGTACGATGAAGATgttgtctgtgacgtctgtcaGTCTCCAGATGGAGAAGATGGCAACGAAATGGTGTTCTGTGACAAATGCAACATTTGCGTGCACCAG GCATGTTACGGGATCCTGAAGGTGCCGGAGGGCAGCTGGCTGTGCCGGACCTGTGCGCTCGGCGTTCAGCCCAAGTGTTTGCTGTGTCCCAAGAAGGGTGGTGCCATGAAGCCGACCCGGAGTGGGACCAAGTGGGTCCACGTTAGCTGTGCCCTGTGGATTCCCGAG GTGAGCATTGGAAGCCCAGAAAAGATGGAGCCCATTACGAAGGTTTCCCACATTCCCAGCAGTAGATGGGCACTGGTGTGCAGCCTTTGCAATGAGAAAGTCGGAGCGTCTATCCAG TGCTCGGTGAAGAACTGCAGGACGGCCTTTCACGTCACCTGTGCGTTTGACCGTGGCTTGGAGATGAAGACCATCCTGGCGGAGAACGATGAGGTGAAGTTTAAGTCGTACTGTCCCAAGCACAGCTCCACCAAGAAGGAGGATGATGAGACTTTTGGTGAAAGCCCAGGCCAGGAGAATGGGAATGGGATTCAGGACAGCTCTCTTCCTGCCCACATCGACCCTTTCCACAGCATGGATCAAAACCAGGAGGAGGCCCACAGGGTCAGCCTGCGCAAGCAAAAgctccagcagctggaggaCGAGTTCTATACATTTGTTGAGTCTTTGGAAGTTGCAAAAGTGTTGCGGCTGCCTGAGGAGCCGGTGGAATTTCTTTAccagtactggaagctgaaGAGAAAAGCCAACTTTAATAAGCCTTTGATTACCCCAAAGAAGGACGAAGAGGACAATCTGGCCAAACGGGAGCAGGATGTTCTGTTCAGAAGATTGCAGCTCTTCACACACCTCCGGCAGGACCTCGAGCGG GTGCGTAATCTCACTTACATGGTGACCCGAAGGGAAAAAATCAAGAGGTCTGTCTGCAGAGTTCAAGAACAGATCTTTAATGTCTACGCAAAGCAGCTGGAGCAAGAAAGAGTTTCAG GTGTGCCTTCCTCATTCTCCACAATGGAAAACACGGTGTTGTTCAACAGTCCCTCTTTGGGCCCCAACGCCCCCAAGATAGAAGATTTGAAGTGGCATTCTGCATTCTTCAGGAAACAGATGGGCACGTCTCTAACCCGCGCTTTGAAAAAGCCACACAAGAGAGACAGAGTGAGAACCACCCCTGGGAGTGACAACAAACCTTTGCTGAGGCAGCCGGGGCAGAGGGACGGCAGCGCGGCTCCCGGGGGCTTTTTACATTTTGACAAGAACTTCGCAGAACCGCGGATTGTATCGGCACAGCAGAAGAACGGCGTCGTTCTAccagagcacagaaaaagaagagacaatCGTCCACAGTGCGAGGCGATCAAGGCAGAACTAAAGGACAAGACTTCTAAACACAACCACAAGCCGCTGAGACCCACGGAACTCTCTCAGAGGCAATCGGAAAATAAAAGGGCTGTCAACCACTCCGGGGGTAGGTCAGCGCCTGGCACGCGGAGGGATATAGTGCCTAAATGCAACGGGGGGCTCGTCAAAGTAAACTCTAATCAGACAGTAGTTAAAGTGCCTACAACGCCCACGAGCCCGGTGAAAAACTGGGGTGGATTCCGAATTccaaagaagggggagaggcAACAGCAGGGCGAGAGCCCGGAGGAGACCTGCCGCCAGAACTCCAGCTTCCCCTACCTGGGCATGGGCAGAGTTTCACCCAAGGACAGGGCAAAAAGCAAGCTCAAGCCTGACAGCGAGAACGATGGGTACGTCCCCGATGCCGAAATGAGCGACTCGGAGACTGAAGTGGCTGACAACAAGTGCAGGCAGCAGAGGCACAGTCCCAACAGCGGCATCAGCAGAAGGACAGACATTATTAGGAGAAGCATCCTGGCATCCTGA
- the JADE1 gene encoding protein Jade-1 isoform X1 → MVMWDKLKEGSFLTNSRLKPFLQKISPVAQKGKFFPVAHLILHLVCNQKLFAGSVSPSSGCMWELHILEGCLLFSVEIMKRRRLPSSSEDSDDNGSLSTWSQHSRSRHRRTSCSRHEDRKPSEVFRTDLITAMKLHDSFQLNPDEYYVLADPWRQEWEKGVQVPVSPGTIPEPVARIVSETKAITFTRPRKYIVSSGSEPPELGYVDIRTLADSVCRYDLNDVDVAWLQLANEEFKEMGMPELDEYTMERVMEEFEQRCYDNMNHAIETEEGLGIEYDEDVVCDVCQSPDGEDGNEMVFCDKCNICVHQACYGILKVPEGSWLCRTCALGVQPKCLLCPKKGGAMKPTRSGTKWVHVSCALWIPEVSIGSPEKMEPITKVSHIPSSRWALVCSLCNEKVGASIQCSVKNCRTAFHVTCAFDRGLEMKTILAENDEVKFKSYCPKHSSTKKEDDETFGESPGQENGNGIQDSSLPAHIDPFHSMDQNQEEAHRVSLRKQKLQQLEDEFYTFVESLEVAKVLRLPEEPVEFLYQYWKLKRKANFNKPLITPKKDEEDNLAKREQDVLFRRLQLFTHLRQDLERVRNLTYMVTRREKIKRSVCRVQEQIFNVYAKQLEQERVSGVPSSFSTMENTVLFNSPSLGPNAPKIEDLKWHSAFFRKQMGTSLTRALKKPHKRDRVRTTPGSDNKPLLRQPGQRDGSAAPGGFLHFDKNFAEPRIVSAQQKNGVVLPEHRKRRDNRPQCEAIKAELKDKTSKHNHKPLRPTELSQRQSENKRAVNHSGGRSAPGTRRDIVPKCNGGLVKVNSNQTVVKVPTTPTSPVKNWGGFRIPKKGERQQQGESPEETCRQNSSFPYLGMGRVSPKDRAKSKLKPDSENDGYVPDAEMSDSETEVADNKCRQQRHSPNSGISRRTDIIRRSILAS, encoded by the exons GCTGCCTGCTGTTTTCCGTGGAGATCATGAAACGACGTCGGCTTCCTAGCAGCAGTGAGGATTCTGACGACAATGGCA GTCTGTCCACCTGGTCCCAGCATTCCAGATCTCGACATCGGAGAACTTCGTGTTCCAGACATGAAGATCGAAAGCCTTCTGAG GTGTTCAGAACGGACCTGATCACTGCCATGAAGTTACATGACTCCTTCCAGCTGAACCCTGATGAATACTATGTGCTGGCAGACCCCTGGAGGCAGGAGTGGGAAAAGGGAGTTCAGGTGCCAGTTAGCCCAGGGACCATCCCAGAACCAGTAGCCAG GATTGTCTCTGAGACGAAAGCCATCACGTTTACACGTCCCAGGAAGTACATTGTTTCATCAGGTTCGGAGCCTCCAGAGCTGGGCTACGTTGACATTCGAACCTTAGCAGACAGTGTCTGTCGTTACGATCTCAATGACGTGGACGTAGCGTGGTTGCAACTTGCCAATGAAGAATTCAAAGAAATGG GGATGCCTGAGCTGGATGAGTACACGATGGAAAGGGTCATGGAGGAGTTTGAACAACGATGCTATGATAACATGAATCACGCCATCGAGAcggaagaaggacttgggattGAGTACGATGAAGATgttgtctgtgacgtctgtcaGTCTCCAGATGGAGAAGATGGCAACGAAATGGTGTTCTGTGACAAATGCAACATTTGCGTGCACCAG GCATGTTACGGGATCCTGAAGGTGCCGGAGGGCAGCTGGCTGTGCCGGACCTGTGCGCTCGGCGTTCAGCCCAAGTGTTTGCTGTGTCCCAAGAAGGGTGGTGCCATGAAGCCGACCCGGAGTGGGACCAAGTGGGTCCACGTTAGCTGTGCCCTGTGGATTCCCGAG GTGAGCATTGGAAGCCCAGAAAAGATGGAGCCCATTACGAAGGTTTCCCACATTCCCAGCAGTAGATGGGCACTGGTGTGCAGCCTTTGCAATGAGAAAGTCGGAGCGTCTATCCAG TGCTCGGTGAAGAACTGCAGGACGGCCTTTCACGTCACCTGTGCGTTTGACCGTGGCTTGGAGATGAAGACCATCCTGGCGGAGAACGATGAGGTGAAGTTTAAGTCGTACTGTCCCAAGCACAGCTCCACCAAGAAGGAGGATGATGAGACTTTTGGTGAAAGCCCAGGCCAGGAGAATGGGAATGGGATTCAGGACAGCTCTCTTCCTGCCCACATCGACCCTTTCCACAGCATGGATCAAAACCAGGAGGAGGCCCACAGGGTCAGCCTGCGCAAGCAAAAgctccagcagctggaggaCGAGTTCTATACATTTGTTGAGTCTTTGGAAGTTGCAAAAGTGTTGCGGCTGCCTGAGGAGCCGGTGGAATTTCTTTAccagtactggaagctgaaGAGAAAAGCCAACTTTAATAAGCCTTTGATTACCCCAAAGAAGGACGAAGAGGACAATCTGGCCAAACGGGAGCAGGATGTTCTGTTCAGAAGATTGCAGCTCTTCACACACCTCCGGCAGGACCTCGAGCGG GTGCGTAATCTCACTTACATGGTGACCCGAAGGGAAAAAATCAAGAGGTCTGTCTGCAGAGTTCAAGAACAGATCTTTAATGTCTACGCAAAGCAGCTGGAGCAAGAAAGAGTTTCAG GTGTGCCTTCCTCATTCTCCACAATGGAAAACACGGTGTTGTTCAACAGTCCCTCTTTGGGCCCCAACGCCCCCAAGATAGAAGATTTGAAGTGGCATTCTGCATTCTTCAGGAAACAGATGGGCACGTCTCTAACCCGCGCTTTGAAAAAGCCACACAAGAGAGACAGAGTGAGAACCACCCCTGGGAGTGACAACAAACCTTTGCTGAGGCAGCCGGGGCAGAGGGACGGCAGCGCGGCTCCCGGGGGCTTTTTACATTTTGACAAGAACTTCGCAGAACCGCGGATTGTATCGGCACAGCAGAAGAACGGCGTCGTTCTAccagagcacagaaaaagaagagacaatCGTCCACAGTGCGAGGCGATCAAGGCAGAACTAAAGGACAAGACTTCTAAACACAACCACAAGCCGCTGAGACCCACGGAACTCTCTCAGAGGCAATCGGAAAATAAAAGGGCTGTCAACCACTCCGGGGGTAGGTCAGCGCCTGGCACGCGGAGGGATATAGTGCCTAAATGCAACGGGGGGCTCGTCAAAGTAAACTCTAATCAGACAGTAGTTAAAGTGCCTACAACGCCCACGAGCCCGGTGAAAAACTGGGGTGGATTCCGAATTccaaagaagggggagaggcAACAGCAGGGCGAGAGCCCGGAGGAGACCTGCCGCCAGAACTCCAGCTTCCCCTACCTGGGCATGGGCAGAGTTTCACCCAAGGACAGGGCAAAAAGCAAGCTCAAGCCTGACAGCGAGAACGATGGGTACGTCCCCGATGCCGAAATGAGCGACTCGGAGACTGAAGTGGCTGACAACAAGTGCAGGCAGCAGAGGCACAGTCCCAACAGCGGCATCAGCAGAAGGACAGACATTATTAGGAGAAGCATCCTGGCATCCTGA
- the JADE1 gene encoding protein Jade-1 isoform X4 has product MKRRRLPSSSEDSDDNGSLSTWSQHSRSRHRRTSCSRHEDRKPSEVFRTDLITAMKLHDSFQLNPDEYYVLADPWRQEWEKGVQVPVSPGTIPEPVARIVSETKAITFTRPRKYIVSSGSEPPELGYVDIRTLADSVCRYDLNDVDVAWLQLANEEFKEMGMPELDEYTMERVMEEFEQRCYDNMNHAIETEEGLGIEYDEDVVCDVCQSPDGEDGNEMVFCDKCNICVHQACYGILKVPEGSWLCRTCALGVQPKCLLCPKKGGAMKPTRSGTKWVHVSCALWIPEVSIGSPEKMEPITKVSHIPSSRWALVCSLCNEKVGASIQCSVKNCRTAFHVTCAFDRGLEMKTILAENDEVKFKSYCPKHSSTKKEDDETFGESPGQENGNGIQDSSLPAHIDPFHSMDQNQEEAHRVSLRKQKLQQLEDEFYTFVESLEVAKVLRLPEEPVEFLYQYWKLKRKANFNKPLITPKKDEEDNLAKREQDVLFRRLQLFTHLRQDLERVRNLTYMVTRREKIKRSVCRVQEQIFNVYAKQLEQERVSGVPSSFSTMENTVLFNSPSLGPNAPKIEDLKWHSAFFRKQMGTSLTRALKKPHKRDRVRTTPGSDNKPLLRQPGQRDGSAAPGGFLHFDKNFAEPRIVSAQQKNGVVLPEHRKRRDNRPQCEAIKAELKDKTSKHNHKPLRPTELSQRQSENKRAVNHSGGRSAPGTRRDIVPKCNGGLVKVNSNQTVVKVPTTPTSPVKNWGGFRIPKKGERQQQGESPEETCRQNSSFPYLGMGRVSPKDRAKSKLKPDSENDGYVPDAEMSDSETEVADNKCRQQRHSPNSGISRRTDIIRRSILAS; this is encoded by the exons ATGAAACGACGTCGGCTTCCTAGCAGCAGTGAGGATTCTGACGACAATGGCA GTCTGTCCACCTGGTCCCAGCATTCCAGATCTCGACATCGGAGAACTTCGTGTTCCAGACATGAAGATCGAAAGCCTTCTGAG GTGTTCAGAACGGACCTGATCACTGCCATGAAGTTACATGACTCCTTCCAGCTGAACCCTGATGAATACTATGTGCTGGCAGACCCCTGGAGGCAGGAGTGGGAAAAGGGAGTTCAGGTGCCAGTTAGCCCAGGGACCATCCCAGAACCAGTAGCCAG GATTGTCTCTGAGACGAAAGCCATCACGTTTACACGTCCCAGGAAGTACATTGTTTCATCAGGTTCGGAGCCTCCAGAGCTGGGCTACGTTGACATTCGAACCTTAGCAGACAGTGTCTGTCGTTACGATCTCAATGACGTGGACGTAGCGTGGTTGCAACTTGCCAATGAAGAATTCAAAGAAATGG GGATGCCTGAGCTGGATGAGTACACGATGGAAAGGGTCATGGAGGAGTTTGAACAACGATGCTATGATAACATGAATCACGCCATCGAGAcggaagaaggacttgggattGAGTACGATGAAGATgttgtctgtgacgtctgtcaGTCTCCAGATGGAGAAGATGGCAACGAAATGGTGTTCTGTGACAAATGCAACATTTGCGTGCACCAG GCATGTTACGGGATCCTGAAGGTGCCGGAGGGCAGCTGGCTGTGCCGGACCTGTGCGCTCGGCGTTCAGCCCAAGTGTTTGCTGTGTCCCAAGAAGGGTGGTGCCATGAAGCCGACCCGGAGTGGGACCAAGTGGGTCCACGTTAGCTGTGCCCTGTGGATTCCCGAG GTGAGCATTGGAAGCCCAGAAAAGATGGAGCCCATTACGAAGGTTTCCCACATTCCCAGCAGTAGATGGGCACTGGTGTGCAGCCTTTGCAATGAGAAAGTCGGAGCGTCTATCCAG TGCTCGGTGAAGAACTGCAGGACGGCCTTTCACGTCACCTGTGCGTTTGACCGTGGCTTGGAGATGAAGACCATCCTGGCGGAGAACGATGAGGTGAAGTTTAAGTCGTACTGTCCCAAGCACAGCTCCACCAAGAAGGAGGATGATGAGACTTTTGGTGAAAGCCCAGGCCAGGAGAATGGGAATGGGATTCAGGACAGCTCTCTTCCTGCCCACATCGACCCTTTCCACAGCATGGATCAAAACCAGGAGGAGGCCCACAGGGTCAGCCTGCGCAAGCAAAAgctccagcagctggaggaCGAGTTCTATACATTTGTTGAGTCTTTGGAAGTTGCAAAAGTGTTGCGGCTGCCTGAGGAGCCGGTGGAATTTCTTTAccagtactggaagctgaaGAGAAAAGCCAACTTTAATAAGCCTTTGATTACCCCAAAGAAGGACGAAGAGGACAATCTGGCCAAACGGGAGCAGGATGTTCTGTTCAGAAGATTGCAGCTCTTCACACACCTCCGGCAGGACCTCGAGCGG GTGCGTAATCTCACTTACATGGTGACCCGAAGGGAAAAAATCAAGAGGTCTGTCTGCAGAGTTCAAGAACAGATCTTTAATGTCTACGCAAAGCAGCTGGAGCAAGAAAGAGTTTCAG GTGTGCCTTCCTCATTCTCCACAATGGAAAACACGGTGTTGTTCAACAGTCCCTCTTTGGGCCCCAACGCCCCCAAGATAGAAGATTTGAAGTGGCATTCTGCATTCTTCAGGAAACAGATGGGCACGTCTCTAACCCGCGCTTTGAAAAAGCCACACAAGAGAGACAGAGTGAGAACCACCCCTGGGAGTGACAACAAACCTTTGCTGAGGCAGCCGGGGCAGAGGGACGGCAGCGCGGCTCCCGGGGGCTTTTTACATTTTGACAAGAACTTCGCAGAACCGCGGATTGTATCGGCACAGCAGAAGAACGGCGTCGTTCTAccagagcacagaaaaagaagagacaatCGTCCACAGTGCGAGGCGATCAAGGCAGAACTAAAGGACAAGACTTCTAAACACAACCACAAGCCGCTGAGACCCACGGAACTCTCTCAGAGGCAATCGGAAAATAAAAGGGCTGTCAACCACTCCGGGGGTAGGTCAGCGCCTGGCACGCGGAGGGATATAGTGCCTAAATGCAACGGGGGGCTCGTCAAAGTAAACTCTAATCAGACAGTAGTTAAAGTGCCTACAACGCCCACGAGCCCGGTGAAAAACTGGGGTGGATTCCGAATTccaaagaagggggagaggcAACAGCAGGGCGAGAGCCCGGAGGAGACCTGCCGCCAGAACTCCAGCTTCCCCTACCTGGGCATGGGCAGAGTTTCACCCAAGGACAGGGCAAAAAGCAAGCTCAAGCCTGACAGCGAGAACGATGGGTACGTCCCCGATGCCGAAATGAGCGACTCGGAGACTGAAGTGGCTGACAACAAGTGCAGGCAGCAGAGGCACAGTCCCAACAGCGGCATCAGCAGAAGGACAGACATTATTAGGAGAAGCATCCTGGCATCCTGA